The region CATTTAATCTTGGTAAAAACTATGGTAAGGGAATTAATGATCAACTTTTAGACGCTGAATATCTTGAATGGTCTTATAGCTGGATTAGCGAACTTATTCGAATTATCAAACCAGGGGGAGCAATTCTTCTATTTAATCTACCTAAATGGTTAATTAGCTATGGTTCCTATCTTAATCAAGCAGGAATGATGTTCAGGCACTGGATTGCATGCAGAATGCCAAAGGCCTTTCCGCGTGGCAAGAAGCTTTCTCCTGCTCACTATGGTTTGCTTTACTACACAAAAGGCGAACCCTCAACCTTCAATAAAGTCTATATTCCTATTCCAGTATGTAGACATTGTGGTAAGGAAATTCGCGATTATGGGGGGCATCGTAAGAAATTGAATCCTCAAGGCTTAAATCTGATGGATATATTTGACATGCCAGAAGAGGTTTGGTGTGATGAAAGCCTTGAAGCACATTCAACCAACCAGCTATGGACTCCTGCCGAAGATTTATGGGATGATATTCCAACAGTCCGACATAGTAAACATAAAACACGAGGAGCTAATGAATTAGCTCCAATTATGCTGGAGCGTTTAATTGCATTAACCACTAACCCTCATGATCTGATTCTCGATCCGTTTGGTGGATCTGGAACGACTTATTATGCTGCTGAGAAATTACAGCGTCGTTGGCTCGGTATCGAGATTGGCGAAATAGATCCTGCGATTCACCGACTCCAAAATTTGCACCAAGGCCAAGTTGCTCTATGGGAATCGGCCCGAGGGATCGTTTAATAATGCTGTATCTGGCGTGTGTGGTCTATTGCGCAACCTTGGCGCTGGGCGCAAGTGTCCAATATCTGCAACTGCGCTTGGGGCGCTGGCGTTGGCTGCATCATGCGCTGTTTTTCGCGACATGGCTTAGCACAGCCACAGCCTTAGCTTGGCGTTGGTGGAATGGTGTTGAGCAGTGGTGGTTAGTCGGATTGATCATCCCGATTTTGGCGCTTTTTCCCTTGCAGCGAGCTAGCACCCGTCGGCATCGTTGGCTGGGTGTTAGCGGCTTGGTGGTTTGGGCGTTAATCTTAGTCTTGGGCGCTTAATGCAAAATCCGCGATAAGAATAACTTGGTGCGTTCATGTTGGGGTGCACCAAACACTTGCTCGGGCGTGCCTTGCTCAACAATCATGCCGCCATCCATAAAAACCACTTGATGCGCCGCCTTCCGCGCAAAGCCCATTTCATGCGAAACCACGACCATGGTCATACCTTCGCTGGCTAGCGTTAACATT is a window of Herpetosiphon gulosus DNA encoding:
- a CDS encoding site-specific DNA-methyltransferase — protein: MPDHPSKLFDIQQSLEYHHRYSTDLGSLYQGDCLNFLQAIPSESIDMVFADPPFNLGKNYGKGINDQLLDAEYLEWSYSWISELIRIIKPGGAILLFNLPKWLISYGSYLNQAGMMFRHWIACRMPKAFPRGKKLSPAHYGLLYYTKGEPSTFNKVYIPIPVCRHCGKEIRDYGGHRKKLNPQGLNLMDIFDMPEEVWCDESLEAHSTNQLWTPAEDLWDDIPTVRHSKHKTRGANELAPIMLERLIALTTNPHDLILDPFGGSGTTYYAAEKLQRRWLGIEIGEIDPAIHRLQNLHQGQVALWESARGIV